In Amyelois transitella isolate CPQ chromosome 3, ilAmyTran1.1, whole genome shotgun sequence, a single genomic region encodes these proteins:
- the LOC106132977 gene encoding uncharacterized protein LOC106132977, translating into MNISFLATFFTLSVAVQGRTYGELGFVKIVKEAVKLQRDLLKLCWDVPYGTEEVYSPNGYTLNVPIEGETKNVEVKVMNLVLSVSVARGSRILHVVRVLPSVVDLYEGYWEFNDDKLQVIVPYKKATKIVPVTCNECLSRMVVLEQFPMTPKMSAGLGDGDDGSCYI; encoded by the coding sequence ATGAATATATCCTTTTTAGCAACATTCTTCACTTTATCCGTAGCCGTACAAGGAAGAACTTACGGAGAATTGGGATTCGTAAAGATAGTTAAAGAAGCCGTGAAACTGCAGAGggatttacttaaattatgcTGGGATGTTCCTTACGGTACCGAAGAAGTCTATAGCCCAAACGGATACACTCTCAATGTACCTATAGAAGGTGAAACAAAAAACGTGGAAGTCAAAGTTATGAATCTAGTTTTGAGCGTCAGTGTGGCTAGAGGTTCGAGAATTTTACACGTCGTTCGTGTTCTGCCTTCAGTTGTAGATTTATACGAAGGTTATTGGGAGTTCAATGATGATAAATTGCAAGTTATTGTACCATATAAGAAAGCAACGAAAATTGTGCCAGTAACTTGTAACGAATGTTTGAGTAGAATGGTCGTTTTGGAACAGTTCCCGATGACGCCGAAAATGAGCGCGGGTCTCGGTGACGGTGATGATGGCTCGTGTTACATTTAA